A stretch of Oncorhynchus mykiss isolate Arlee chromosome 12, USDA_OmykA_1.1, whole genome shotgun sequence DNA encodes these proteins:
- the LOC118937852 gene encoding rho GDP-dissociation inhibitor 1-like isoform X1, protein MDLSGKYHSFTPGPITMDLSGQYHSFIPGPITMDLSGKYHSFIPGPITMDLSGKYHSFIPGPITMDLSGKYHSFIPGPITMDLSGKYHSFIPGPITMDLSGKYHSFIPGPITMDLSGKYHSFIPGPITMDLSGDPEALKKKSFTMKEGVDYRVKIHFKVNRDIVSGLKYVHLTYRKGIRVDKAMYMVGSYGPRVEEHEFMTPVEEAPKGMIVRGSYHIKSHFTDDDKTDHLSWEWNLGIKKDWDE, encoded by the exons ATGGACCTCTCAGGTAAATACCACTCCTTTACCCCTGGTCCCATCACCATGGACCTCTCAGGTCAATACCACTCCTTTATCCCTGGTCCCATCACCATGGACCTCTCAGGTAAATACCACTCCTTTATCCCTGGTCCCATCACCATGGACCTCTCAGGTAAATACCACTCCTTTATCCCTGGTCCCATCACCATGGACCTCTCAGGTAAATACCACTCCTTTATCCCTGGTCCCATCACCATGGACCTCTCAGGTAAATACCACTCCTTTATCCCTGGTCCCATCACCATGGACCTCTCAGGTAAATACCACTCCTTTATCCCTGGTCCCATCACCATGGACCTCTCAGGTAAATACCACTCCTTTATCCCTGGTCCCATCACCATGGACCTCTCAG GTGACCCGGAGGCTCTGAAGAAGAAGAGTTTCACCATGAAGGAAGGAGTGGACTACAGAGTGAAGATACACTTTAAG gttaaCAGGGATATTGTGTCTGGGCTGAAGTACGTCCATCTGACCTACAGGAAAGGAATCAGAG TGGACAAGGCGATGTACATGGTGGGCAGCTACGGGCCGCGGGTGGAGGAGCACGAGTTCATGACCCCGGTGGAGGAGGCGCCCAAAGGCATGATTGTCAGAGGCAGCTACCACATCAAGTCCCACTTCACTGACGACGACAAGACCGACCACCTCTCATGGGAGTGGAACCTGGGGATCAAGAAGGACTGGGACGAATAG
- the LOC118937852 gene encoding rho GDP-dissociation inhibitor 2-like isoform X3 gives MADKEEKPVGEEDDETDLNYTPPAQKSLQEIQELDKDDESLRKYKQTLLGAGPVVADLTIPNVQVTRLTLMCDQAPGPITMDLSGDPEALKKKSFTMKEGVDYRVKIHFKVNRDIVSGLKYVHLTYRKGIRVDKAMYMVGSYGPRVEEHEFMTPVEEAPKGMIVRGSYHIKSHFTDDDKTDHLSWEWNLGIKKDWDE, from the exons ATGGCGGATAAGGAGGAGAAGCCTGTGGGAGAGGAGGACGACGAGACAGACCTGAACTACACTCCACCAGCCCAGAAGAGCCTGCAGGAGATACAGGAACTAGACAAGGATGATGAGAGTCTCAGGAAATACAAACAGACTCTACTAGGAGCTGGACCAGTGGTGGCAG aCCTGACCATTCCCAATGTCCAGGTCACCAGACTGACCCTGATGTGTGACCAAGCACCTGGTCCCATCACCATGGACCTCTCAG GTGACCCGGAGGCTCTGAAGAAGAAGAGTTTCACCATGAAGGAAGGAGTGGACTACAGAGTGAAGATACACTTTAAG gttaaCAGGGATATTGTGTCTGGGCTGAAGTACGTCCATCTGACCTACAGGAAAGGAATCAGAG TGGACAAGGCGATGTACATGGTGGGCAGCTACGGGCCGCGGGTGGAGGAGCACGAGTTCATGACCCCGGTGGAGGAGGCGCCCAAAGGCATGATTGTCAGAGGCAGCTACCACATCAAGTCCCACTTCACTGACGACGACAAGACCGACCACCTCTCATGGGAGTGGAACCTGGGGATCAAGAAGGACTGGGACGAATAG